One part of the Silene latifolia isolate original U9 population unplaced genomic scaffold, ASM4854445v1 scaffold_112, whole genome shotgun sequence genome encodes these proteins:
- the LOC141637451 gene encoding protein FAR-RED IMPAIRED RESPONSE 1-like, with protein sequence MVFTPFTGIDDHKKSITFGCAFLTHEDDDSFIWAFQQFLKSMSGKEPNYIITDQDKGILNTAQVVFKNARHCFCMWHIMKNVIDKIGSKIFKDTEFLSRLNNVVWSVDVEPGEFEENWAKVISEFSLEENKWLTCKFAERDKWIPAYFRNVPMGNILKTTQRSEILNSFFKRF encoded by the exons ATGGTCTTCACGCCTTTCACTGGCATTGAcgatcataaaaagtcaataacATTTGGATGCGCGTTTTTAACACATGAAGATGATGATTCATTTATTTGGGCGTTTCAACAATTTCTGAAATCTATGAGTGGCAAAGAACCAAATTACATCATCACTGACCAAGATAAAGGAATACTGAATACAGCTCAAG TCGTGTTTAAAAATGCAAGACATTgcttttgcatgtggcacattatgAAGAATGTAATAGACAAGATTGGGAGCAAAATTTTCAAAGACACTGAATTCTTAAGCCGTCTGAACAATGTTGTCTGGAGCGTCGACGTGGAGCCTGGGGAATTTGAAGAGAATTGGGCTAAGGTCATTAGCGAGTTCTCCTTAGAAGAAAATAAATGGTTGACTTGCAAGTTTGCTGAACGAGACAAGTggatacccgcttatttcaggaatgtgcCGATGGGCAACATTTTAAAAACCACACAAAGATCCGAGATTTTGAATAGCTTCTTCAAGagattttaa